The Candidatus Neomarinimicrobiota bacterium genome window below encodes:
- the mtaB gene encoding tRNA (N(6)-L-threonylcarbamoyladenosine(37)-C(2))-methylthiotransferase MtaB → MSTPTKRVAFHTMGCKLNFSETATISRDFIRHGFEKVDYRDKADIYVLNTCSVTENADKEARKLIRQVKRRNPDSSVVVIGCYAQLKPNDSASIDGVDIVLGAEEKFNLLSHLNSMDLNGGTQVIQSEIDHVHKFTPSYSSSERTRSFLKVQDGCDYTCSFCTIPLARGKSRSDTIKNTIKTATEVATTDAREIVLTGVNIGDFGKGSDETLFNLIQQLDNLNGIDRFRISSIEPNLLTNEIIEFCASSQKFMPHFHVPLQSGSDKILSAMRRRYKRDLYEERITKIKSIIPDCCIGVDVIVGFPGESDDDFMDTYNFLNELDISYLHVFTYSERPNTDAIDMGEIVSKVNRAERSKMLHILSDKKRRYFHDQFLESTRPVLIENMKNGKLFGHTDNYIQIRMEGGPELINTIHPVRLTLNHGAVVDVQL, encoded by the coding sequence ATGAGTACACCAACCAAACGCGTCGCGTTCCATACAATGGGATGCAAACTGAACTTCTCTGAGACGGCTACCATTTCTCGAGATTTTATTCGCCACGGATTTGAAAAGGTCGATTACCGGGACAAAGCAGATATTTACGTCTTGAACACATGTTCGGTTACAGAAAATGCGGACAAGGAAGCCCGGAAACTCATTCGTCAGGTTAAGCGCCGGAATCCCGATTCGTCTGTTGTGGTGATTGGATGTTACGCCCAACTCAAGCCCAACGATAGTGCATCAATTGATGGTGTGGACATTGTACTAGGCGCGGAAGAAAAATTCAATCTATTGAGTCATTTAAATAGCATGGATCTCAATGGAGGCACTCAAGTGATTCAATCCGAAATTGATCATGTTCACAAATTCACTCCGTCTTATTCCTCCAGTGAACGAACGCGTTCATTTTTGAAAGTTCAAGACGGCTGTGATTATACGTGCTCATTTTGTACTATTCCATTGGCGCGTGGTAAGAGTCGTAGTGATACCATTAAAAATACAATAAAAACCGCTACAGAAGTGGCGACGACGGATGCCCGGGAGATTGTGCTCACCGGCGTGAATATTGGCGATTTTGGAAAAGGTTCGGACGAGACATTATTTAACCTTATTCAGCAATTAGATAATTTGAACGGTATTGACCGATTCCGAATTTCATCCATTGAGCCCAATTTATTGACAAATGAGATTATCGAATTTTGCGCATCATCTCAAAAGTTTATGCCCCATTTCCATGTGCCACTACAATCTGGATCAGACAAAATTTTAAGCGCAATGCGCCGAAGATATAAACGGGATTTATATGAAGAGCGCATTACCAAAATAAAATCAATAATACCAGATTGCTGTATTGGTGTGGACGTAATTGTTGGTTTTCCGGGTGAATCTGATGATGATTTTATGGACACATACAATTTTTTAAATGAATTAGATATTTCCTATCTTCACGTTTTCACTTATTCCGAACGACCGAATACAGATGCTATTGACATGGGTGAAATTGTGTCAAAAGTGAACCGGGCGGAGCGAAGCAAAATGCTACATATTTTGTCTGATAAAAAACGGCGATATTTTCATGATCAATTTCTGGAATCAACGCGCCCAGTCTTAATAGAAAATATGAAAAATGGGAAACTTTTTGGACATACGGATAATTATATTCAGATCCGAATGGAAGGTGGGCCAGAATTGATTAATACTATTCATCCTGTAAGACTGACTCTGAATCATGGCGCAGTTGTTGATGTACAACTGTAA